The following proteins are co-located in the Vigna angularis cultivar LongXiaoDou No.4 chromosome 2, ASM1680809v1, whole genome shotgun sequence genome:
- the LOC108336662 gene encoding uncharacterized protein LOC108336662, translating into MGRPEAGHALQLFLAVSEDTISSVLVQEQPEFKLVYFVSRTLQPAETGYKRVEKIALALVMAVRRLRPYFQSHQVVVRTDHPIAKILRKPDLAGRIVGWSMELSEFGLQFEPRGFIRGQHLADFAVELPWEEGHPEWILYVDGSSEKSGGGAGIVLEGPDDFIVEQAIVFRFKISNNQAEYEAVLARLELAKDLGAVAVKCRTDSQLVVGQLTESFQTKDDQLLRYFHKIKELVKQFRTVEFKHVPREQNARADILSKLANSKGKDHLSSVIRQVMMNPSVECLAVHEVSDRPDWRKYIREVIQRQENDLHVRGAEAKKAARYLVIGEDLYKRGFSSPLLKCISVEEAEYVMRELHEGVCGMHTGQRALRAKVIRAGYFWPTVERDCKEFVQKCLKCQEHGKNLNLPPVELHSLMSPWPFVQWGVDIVGPFPVGRAQKKFLLVAIDYFTKWVEAEPLATITTARVQKFMWTLICRFGIPKIIVTDNGRQFIDKGLSEFYKKLGIKHVTSSVEHPQTNGQVEAVNKVIVSELKKRLGEAKGL; encoded by the coding sequence ATGGGGCGACCTGAGGCAGGACATGCGTTGCAACTATTCCTGGCGGTTTCGGAGGACACGATCAGCTCGGTGTTGGTACAGGAGCAACCCGAATTCAAACTCGTGTACTTCGTTAGCAGAACGTTGCAACCGGCGGAAACCGGGTACAAGCGAGTTGAGAAGATCGCTTTGGCATTAGTAATGGCAGTGCGGCGATTAAGGCCATACTTCCAGAGTCATCAGGTGGTAGTCCGAACGGACCACCCCATCGCGAAGATCCTGCGCAAACCGGATTTGGCCGGGAGGATAGTAGGATGGTCTATGGAGTTGTCTGAATTTGGACTCCAGTTTGAACCAAGAGGGTTTATCCGAGGGCAACATTTGGCCGACTTTGCGGTCGAGTTACCCTGGGAAGAAGGGCATCCTGAATGGATCCTTTACGTGGATGGCTCCTCTGAAAAGTCTGGTGGGGGAGCAGGGATTGTGTTGGAAGGACCGGACGACTTTATTGTCGAGCAGGCAATTGTCTTTCGGttcaagataagtaataacCAGGCCGAGTACGAAGCAGTGCTGGCGAGACTCGAGCTGGCAAAGGACTTGGGGGCTGTCGCGGTCAAATGCCGAACGGATTCCCAATTGGTGGTAGGACAGCTAACGGAGAGCTTCCAGACCAAGGATGATCAGCTGCTTCGATATTTTCACAAGATCAAAGAGTTGGTAAAGCAGTTTCGGACGGTGGAATTCAAACATGTGCCAAGGGAGCAGAACGCGAGGGCGGATATCCTATCCAAACTCGCCAACAGCAAAGGGAAGGATCACTTGTCATCAGTTATAAGGCAGGTCATGATGAACCCGTCGGTGGAGTGTTTGGCCGTTCACGAGGTCTCCGATCGGCCTGACTGGAGGAAATATATAAGGGAAGTCATTCAAAGGCAGGAGAATGACTTGCATGTTCGAGGGGCTGAGGCGAAGAAGGCCGCTCGGTATTTGGTAATAGGGGAAGACCTATATAAACGAGGATTTTCATCACCCTTGTTGAAGTGCATATCCGTGGAGGAAGCTGAATATGTGATGAGGGAGTTGCACGAGGGGGTGTGTGGAATGCATACAGGGCAGCGAGCGTTACGTGCCAAGGTCATACGAGCGGGCTATTTTTGGCCGACGGTGGAGAGAGACTGCAAAGAATTTGTGCAGAAATGCTTGAAGTGTCAAGAGcatggtaagaacctcaatctTCCACCCGTCGAGTTGCACAGCTTGATGTCACCATGGCCGTTCGTGCAATGGGGAGTAGACATTGTCGGACCCTTTCCTGTGGGCCGAGCGCAAAAGAAATTCCTACTGGTGGCAATTGACTATTTCACTAAGTGGGTGGAGGCAGAACCGCTCGCAACGATCACGACAGCAAGGGTTCAAAAATTTATGTGGACGCTTATATGCAGGTTTGGAATTCCCAAAATCATAGTTACAGACAATGGACGACAATTCATTGACAAGGGCTTGAGCGAATTTTACAAGAAGCTGGGAATTAAGCATGTCACTAGCTCGGTAGAGCATCCTCAAACGAACGGCCAAGTGGAAGCGGTCAACAAAGTCATCGTATCCGAGTTGAAGAAAAGGCTGGGAGAAGCCAAGGGCCTCTAG